The following coding sequences are from one Haemophilus haemolyticus window:
- the tolR gene encoding colicin uptake protein TolR — MARRQRKDIKSEINIVPFLDVLLVLVLIFMATAPIISQSVQVELPDSVQSQNVSNEDKVPVILEVSGIGQYAISIGGERQEGLTEEMVTQLSRQEFDKDNNTLFLVGGAKEVPYEEVIKALNLLHLAGIKSVGLMTNPI; from the coding sequence ATGGCTCGTCGTCAGCGTAAAGATATTAAATCTGAAATTAATATTGTCCCGTTTTTGGATGTATTGTTAGTGCTTGTGTTGATCTTTATGGCAACAGCACCAATTATTAGCCAAAGCGTACAAGTGGAATTGCCGGATTCAGTACAAAGTCAAAATGTATCTAATGAAGATAAAGTGCCGGTAATTCTTGAAGTTTCAGGAATTGGACAATATGCGATTTCTATTGGCGGAGAACGTCAAGAAGGGTTAACGGAAGAAATGGTGACACAGTTATCTCGACAAGAATTTGATAAAGATAATAACACACTATTTTTAGTAGGTGGAGCTAAGGAAGTTCCCTATGAAGAAGTGATTAAAGCACTTAATCTACTCCACCTTGCTGGAATTAAATCTGTTGGTTTAATGACAAACCCAATTTAA
- the tolQ gene encoding protein TolQ yields the protein MTAELNFLDLFLKASIVVQLVIVILISFSIISWAIIIQRSRVLTAALKEANTFEDRFWSGEDLNKLYEGLSNRRDILTGSEQIFFVGFKEFSRLKQVNPDAPEAIIKGTTRAMNLTMNREVESLESRVPFLATVASVSPYIGLFGTVWGIMHAFMALSGAKQATLQMVAPGIAEALIATAIGLFAAIPAVMAYNRLSLRVNAIEQNYGNFIDEFTTILHRQAFGKAPH from the coding sequence ATGACTGCAGAATTGAATTTTTTAGATCTTTTTCTAAAAGCAAGTATTGTTGTTCAACTTGTAATTGTGATTTTGATTTCATTCTCAATTATTTCTTGGGCAATTATTATTCAACGTAGCCGAGTTTTAACGGCTGCTTTAAAAGAAGCGAATACTTTTGAAGACCGTTTCTGGTCTGGTGAAGATTTGAATAAGCTATATGAAGGATTATCAAATCGTCGTGATATTTTAACTGGTAGTGAGCAAATTTTCTTTGTTGGTTTCAAAGAGTTTTCTCGCTTGAAACAAGTGAATCCTGATGCGCCTGAGGCGATTATTAAAGGAACCACGCGAGCAATGAATCTTACAATGAATCGTGAAGTTGAAAGCCTTGAAAGCCGCGTACCATTTTTGGCTACAGTAGCTTCTGTTAGCCCTTATATTGGTTTATTCGGAACTGTTTGGGGTATCATGCACGCTTTTATGGCATTAAGTGGTGCCAAGCAAGCAACTTTACAAATGGTTGCTCCTGGTATCGCCGAGGCATTGATTGCTACTGCAATCGGTTTATTTGCTGCGATTCCAGCTGTAATGGCTTATAACCGTTTAAGTTTACGCGTGAATGCTATCGAACAGAATTACGGTAACTTTATTGATGAATTTACGACGATTTTACATCGCCAAGCTTTCGGCAAAGCACCACACTAA
- the ybgC gene encoding tol-pal system-associated acyl-CoA thioesterase, translating into MSEKTFHLPVRVYYEDTDAGGVVYHARYLHFFERARTEYLRALNFTQQTLLQEQQLAFVVKSLAIDYCVAAKLDDLLTVETDVIEIKGATILFEQRLMRDTVMLSKATVKVASVYLGNMKPVALPKEVKAAFYNLK; encoded by the coding sequence ATGTCAGAAAAAACCTTCCATCTTCCCGTTCGAGTATATTATGAAGATACTGATGCTGGTGGCGTTGTGTATCATGCTCGTTATTTGCATTTTTTTGAGCGGGCTAGAACAGAATATTTGCGAGCGTTAAATTTTACGCAGCAAACTTTATTACAAGAACAACAACTTGCGTTTGTTGTCAAATCGCTCGCTATTGATTATTGCGTTGCGGCAAAATTGGATGATTTACTCACGGTAGAAACAGATGTCATAGAGATAAAAGGTGCAACAATCCTTTTTGAGCAACGACTTATGCGTGATACGGTGATGTTATCAAAGGCTACAGTCAAGGTAGCCAGTGTTTATCTTGGCAATATGAAACCCGTGGCTCTTCCTAAAGAAGTAAAAGCTGCGTTTTACAACCTAAAATAA
- the ybgE gene encoding cyd operon protein YbgE — MIHSLYQLINKGSFRTLSFILALGLTAVFFLNIDNFSTLLRNDSPWWILMIFWGLITVWIHGIGFEIKSVIWKLIFLPYIAYIIILISAVEHFYLRG; from the coding sequence ATGATTCATTCACTCTATCAATTAATTAATAAGGGTTCGTTTCGAACCCTTTCATTTATTTTAGCGCTAGGACTAACAGCCGTATTTTTCCTTAATATTGATAATTTTTCAACGTTGTTACGAAATGATTCTCCTTGGTGGATTTTGATGATCTTTTGGGGATTGATTACGGTTTGGATTCATGGAATCGGATTTGAAATTAAAAGCGTAATTTGGAAACTAATTTTCTTACCTTATATCGCTTATATCATTATATTGATTAGTGCTGTAGAGCATTTTTATTTACGAGGATGA
- the cydB gene encoding cytochrome d ubiquinol oxidase subunit II, whose product MIDYEFLRFIWWVLVVVLLIGFSVTDGFDMGVTALLPVTGKKEVERRIMINSIAPHWDGNQVWLLTAGGAVFAAWPIVYAVSFSGFYIALVLVLAALFLRPLGFEYRAKIDNPTWRSVWDWGLFAGGFVPALVFGVAFGNLLQGVPFHFNELTQVTYTGSFFELLNPFALLCGVISLSMLVTHGANWLQMKTTEELRDRARSVSQIGAIVTLIAFVLAGAWLYFKEGYVVTSVVDHYAPSSPMNKEVAVETGAWFRNFNEMPILWIFPALAVVAALLNAAFSKANRCGFAFFFSALTMAGVIITAAVSMFPFVMPSSSHPEQSLLMWDATSSELTLTLMLIFALIFVAISLAYTIWSYAKMFGRLDANFIDENKHSLY is encoded by the coding sequence ATGATTGATTATGAATTTCTACGTTTTATTTGGTGGGTGTTAGTCGTTGTATTATTGATCGGTTTCTCTGTAACTGATGGATTTGATATGGGCGTGACTGCACTTTTACCTGTAACAGGTAAAAAAGAAGTGGAACGCCGTATTATGATCAACTCTATTGCCCCACATTGGGATGGTAACCAAGTTTGGTTGTTAACTGCAGGCGGCGCAGTATTTGCGGCATGGCCAATTGTATATGCAGTTTCATTCTCAGGTTTCTACATCGCTTTAGTATTGGTTTTAGCTGCGTTATTCTTACGCCCATTGGGTTTTGAATATCGTGCAAAAATTGATAACCCGACTTGGCGTTCTGTTTGGGATTGGGGACTATTCGCAGGTGGTTTTGTTCCAGCATTAGTATTTGGTGTGGCTTTTGGTAATTTATTACAAGGTGTTCCATTCCATTTCAACGAATTGACTCAAGTAACTTATACCGGTTCATTCTTTGAATTATTAAATCCATTTGCATTATTGTGTGGTGTTATTAGCTTATCAATGCTTGTAACTCACGGTGCGAACTGGTTACAAATGAAAACAACCGAAGAATTGCGTGATCGCGCTCGCTCAGTGAGCCAAATCGGTGCGATTGTCACTTTAATTGCGTTTGTATTAGCTGGAGCATGGTTATACTTTAAAGAGGGTTATGTAGTAACGAGTGTAGTGGATCATTACGCTCCATCTTCTCCAATGAATAAAGAAGTTGCTGTCGAAACTGGTGCATGGTTTAGAAATTTCAATGAAATGCCAATTCTTTGGATTTTCCCTGCATTAGCAGTAGTTGCTGCGCTATTAAATGCGGCATTTTCTAAAGCTAATCGTTGTGGTTTCGCATTCTTTTTCTCTGCATTAACAATGGCCGGTGTAATTATTACTGCTGCAGTATCTATGTTCCCATTTGTTATGCCTTCAAGCTCACACCCTGAACAGAGTTTGTTAATGTGGGATGCAACTTCAAGTGAATTAACATTAACGTTAATGTTGATTTTTGCACTTATCTTTGTGGCTATTTCTTTAGCTTATACTATTTGGTCTTATGCGAAGATGTTTGGCCGCTTAGATGCGAATTTCATTGATGAAAATAAACACTCATTATACTAA
- a CDS encoding cytochrome ubiquinol oxidase subunit I, with product MLDVVDLSRLQFALTALYHFIFVPLTLGLSFVLVIMETIYVATGKEVYKDMTRFWGKLFGINFALGVTTGIIMEFQFGTNWSYYSHYVGDIFGAPLAIEALLAFFLESTFVGLFFFGWDRLTKGKHLLATYCVAFGSNLSAMWILVANGWMQSPAGSEFNFETVRMEMTSFLDLWLNPVAQSKFLHTLTAGYTTGAMFVLGISAFYLLKGRDIGFAKRSFSVAATFGFIAASAVLIMGDESGYDIGKAQPVKLAAMEAEFDTHAAPAPFHPVAIPNSTEMKNDFAIEIPYLGGLIATRSVDKEITGLKDLQLLNENRVRNGIHAYELFTQLKAEKKANGQVNEETKAQFNEVKKDLGFGLLLKRYTNNIVDATEEQIKQAARDTIPNVGPNFWAFRGMLAAGGLIILLAFGAFVQNLRNKVTSSRLLLKALLWSIPLPFLAIEFGWFLAEFGRQPWAIYEVLPVGVSASQLSTGDLWFSIGLICALYLAFIIVEMYLMFKYARLGPSALKTGKYYFEQSSK from the coding sequence ATGTTGGACGTTGTTGACCTTTCTCGCTTGCAGTTTGCTTTAACTGCGTTGTATCACTTCATTTTCGTGCCGCTGACATTAGGTTTGTCATTCGTCCTTGTGATTATGGAAACCATTTATGTGGCGACAGGCAAAGAAGTTTATAAAGATATGACAAGATTCTGGGGTAAGTTATTTGGTATTAACTTCGCCCTTGGGGTGACCACAGGTATCATTATGGAATTCCAATTCGGTACTAACTGGTCTTATTATTCTCATTATGTAGGTGATATTTTTGGTGCGCCATTAGCGATTGAAGCGTTACTAGCCTTTTTCTTAGAATCAACTTTTGTGGGGTTATTCTTCTTTGGTTGGGATCGTTTAACTAAAGGTAAACACTTACTTGCTACATATTGTGTAGCTTTCGGTTCGAACTTATCTGCAATGTGGATTTTAGTTGCTAATGGTTGGATGCAGTCTCCAGCTGGCTCAGAATTTAATTTTGAGACAGTACGTATGGAAATGACGAGCTTCTTAGATCTTTGGTTAAATCCAGTTGCGCAAAGTAAATTCTTACACACATTAACAGCAGGTTATACAACCGGTGCAATGTTTGTATTAGGTATCAGCGCATTCTATTTATTAAAAGGTCGCGATATTGGTTTTGCTAAACGTTCATTCTCTGTCGCGGCAACATTTGGTTTTATTGCTGCATCAGCTGTATTAATTATGGGTGATGAATCAGGTTATGACATCGGTAAAGCACAACCTGTGAAATTGGCTGCAATGGAAGCTGAGTTTGATACTCATGCAGCTCCAGCACCATTCCATCCAGTCGCAATCCCTAATTCGACAGAAATGAAAAATGATTTTGCGATTGAAATTCCTTATCTTGGTGGTTTAATTGCTACTCGCTCTGTAGATAAAGAAATTACTGGCTTGAAAGATCTTCAATTATTAAATGAAAATCGTGTACGTAACGGTATTCATGCTTATGAATTGTTTACTCAATTAAAGGCTGAGAAAAAAGCAAATGGCCAAGTAAATGAAGAAACAAAAGCACAATTTAATGAAGTTAAAAAAGATCTTGGTTTCGGTTTATTGTTAAAACGCTACACAAATAATATTGTTGATGCGACTGAGGAACAAATTAAACAAGCTGCGCGTGATACTATTCCAAATGTAGGTCCTAACTTCTGGGCTTTCCGTGGTATGTTAGCGGCTGGTGGTTTAATTATCTTATTAGCTTTCGGTGCATTTGTTCAGAATTTACGTAACAAAGTGACTTCTTCTCGCTTATTACTTAAAGCATTGCTTTGGAGTATTCCATTGCCATTCTTAGCGATTGAATTTGGTTGGTTCTTAGCTGAATTTGGTCGTCAACCATGGGCAATTTATGAAGTTTTACCTGTTGGGGTATCGGCGTCTCAGTTAAGTACTGGCGATTTATGGTTCTCTATTGGTTTAATTTGTGCGCTTTATCTTGCGTTCATTATTGTTGAGATGTATTTGATGTTTAAATATGCGCGTTTGGGTCCTAGTGCGTTAAAAACCGGCAAATACTACTTTGAACAATCATCTAAATAA
- a CDS encoding DUF5339 domain-containing protein — MKKTFLILTALFSTVSTSTFASNILPQQCEQLFKETENLIAQAEKQPGTHTQVGKIKNKLNQSKQQILQMELATQLKSCEVGLAKLSNLKSYSE; from the coding sequence ATGAAAAAAACATTCCTTATTTTAACCGCACTTTTCTCTACTGTATCAACCTCTACTTTTGCATCAAATATTCTGCCACAACAATGTGAACAACTATTTAAAGAAACAGAGAATTTGATTGCGCAAGCAGAAAAACAACCTGGCACACATACACAGGTAGGAAAAATTAAAAATAAGTTAAACCAAAGTAAACAACAAATTCTTCAAATGGAATTAGCGACTCAGTTAAAAAGTTGTGAAGTAGGTTTAGCAAAATTAAGTAACTTGAAAAGTTATAGTGAGTAA
- the ruvB gene encoding Holliday junction branch migration DNA helicase RuvB, whose amino-acid sequence MIEADRIISGQAKLDEDVIDRAIRPKLLSDYVGQPQVREQMDIFIKAAKLRQDALDHLLIFGPPGLGKTTLANIVANEMGVNIRTTSGPVLEKAGDLAAMLTNLEPHDVLFIDEIHRLSPAIEEVLYPAMEDYQLDIMIGEGPAARSIKLDLPPFTLVGATTRAGSLTSPLRDRFGIVQRLEFYSVEDLTSIVARSAGCLNLELEQQAAFEVARRSRGTPRIANRLLRRVRDYADVRNGGVISVDVAKQALSMLDVDDAGFDYLDRKLLSAVIERFDGGPVGLDNLAAAIGEERDTIEDVLEPYLIQQGFLQRTPRGRIATSQTYRHFGLQKLSD is encoded by the coding sequence ATGATTGAAGCAGATAGAATTATTAGCGGGCAAGCTAAGCTTGATGAAGATGTTATCGACCGCGCTATTCGTCCGAAATTATTATCGGATTATGTTGGACAGCCGCAAGTGCGCGAGCAAATGGATATTTTCATCAAGGCAGCCAAACTACGTCAAGATGCCTTGGATCATTTATTGATTTTTGGCCCTCCAGGTTTGGGAAAAACAACGCTTGCTAATATTGTGGCAAATGAAATGGGCGTGAATATTCGTACGACATCAGGACCTGTATTGGAAAAAGCGGGAGATTTAGCCGCAATGCTAACCAATCTTGAACCGCATGATGTATTATTTATTGATGAAATCCATCGACTTTCCCCTGCTATTGAAGAAGTTCTTTATCCAGCAATGGAAGACTATCAATTGGATATTATGATTGGTGAGGGGCCAGCCGCTCGTTCTATTAAATTAGATTTGCCACCTTTTACTTTGGTTGGCGCAACGACTAGAGCTGGCTCGTTGACTTCACCATTGCGTGATCGTTTTGGTATTGTGCAACGTTTGGAATTCTATTCTGTAGAAGATTTAACATCTATCGTTGCAAGAAGTGCGGGGTGTTTGAATCTTGAATTAGAACAGCAAGCCGCTTTCGAGGTAGCTCGTCGTTCACGAGGTACGCCTCGAATTGCAAACCGTTTATTACGACGCGTGCGTGATTATGCAGATGTACGTAATGGGGGAGTAATTTCGGTAGATGTGGCAAAACAAGCGCTTTCAATGTTGGATGTAGATGATGCCGGATTTGATTATTTAGATAGAAAATTATTGTCTGCAGTTATTGAACGTTTTGACGGCGGGCCAGTAGGACTGGATAATCTTGCTGCTGCAATCGGTGAAGAACGCGATACCATTGAAGATGTGTTAGAGCCTTATTTGATTCAACAGGGGTTTCTACAAAGAACGCCGCGTGGCCGTATCGCAACATCGCAAACTTATCGCCATTTCGGTCTGCAGAAATTATCAGACTAG
- the ruvA gene encoding Holliday junction branch migration protein RuvA, with product MIGRLQGILLEKQPPEILLNVQGVGYELLLPMTSFYDLPEIGQETTLFTHLVVREDAHLLFGFAQKTDRTLFRELIKTNGVGPKLALAILSAMSVEQFAYAIEREELSKLTKIPGVGKKTAERLLVELKGKFKGVKQSDFFVESTHIPSVPSIESHSENSSDEAISALIALGYKPSEAEKMVKRVAKPELTSEQVIREALKAAL from the coding sequence ATGATCGGTCGCTTACAAGGCATTCTTTTAGAAAAACAACCTCCAGAAATTTTACTTAATGTTCAAGGTGTAGGCTATGAATTGCTTTTGCCTATGACGAGTTTCTATGATTTACCAGAAATTGGTCAAGAAACTACTTTATTCACCCATCTTGTTGTTCGGGAAGATGCTCATTTACTTTTTGGATTTGCCCAGAAAACAGACCGCACTTTATTTCGTGAATTAATTAAAACAAATGGGGTGGGGCCTAAATTAGCCTTAGCGATTTTATCTGCCATGTCGGTCGAACAATTTGCTTATGCGATAGAGAGAGAAGAGCTATCTAAACTCACTAAAATTCCAGGAGTTGGCAAAAAAACAGCTGAACGTTTGTTAGTAGAGCTCAAAGGTAAATTTAAGGGCGTAAAACAAAGCGATTTCTTTGTAGAAAGTACTCATATTCCGTCAGTTCCATCCATTGAATCCCACTCAGAAAATTCATCTGATGAAGCTATTTCAGCCTTGATTGCTTTAGGTTATAAACCTTCAGAAGCAGAAAAAATGGTGAAACGAGTTGCTAAGCCAGAATTAACCAGTGAACAAGTTATTCGCGAAGCTTTAAAAGCCGCACTGTAG
- the ruvC gene encoding crossover junction endodeoxyribonuclease RuvC, whose product MSIILGIDPGSRVTGYGVIRQTGRHLEYLGSGAIRTQVEDLPTRLKRIYAGITEIITQFQPDMFAIEQVFMAKNADSALKLGQARGTAIVAAVNHDLPVFEYAARLVKQTVVGIGSADKVQVQEMVTRILKLSDKPQADAADALAIAITHAHSIQHSLHIANSVKMTETQEKMTALLKTRYSRGRFRLKI is encoded by the coding sequence ATGAGCATTATTTTAGGTATTGACCCAGGTTCTCGCGTAACTGGTTATGGTGTGATTCGCCAAACAGGGAGACATTTAGAATATCTCGGCAGTGGCGCAATTCGTACTCAAGTTGAAGATTTACCAACCCGTTTGAAACGCATTTATGCTGGAATAACTGAAATCATCACGCAGTTTCAACCTGATATGTTTGCAATTGAGCAAGTATTTATGGCGAAGAATGCAGATTCGGCTTTGAAACTCGGGCAGGCACGTGGTACGGCGATTGTTGCTGCGGTAAATCATGATTTACCTGTTTTTGAATATGCCGCACGTTTAGTAAAACAAACGGTTGTGGGTATTGGTTCTGCAGATAAGGTGCAAGTGCAAGAAATGGTGACTCGTATTTTGAAGTTGTCAGATAAACCTCAAGCTGATGCAGCGGATGCGTTGGCTATCGCAATTACGCACGCTCATTCTATTCAACATTCTTTACATATTGCCAATTCTGTTAAAATGACAGAAACGCAAGAAAAAATGACCGCACTTTTAAAGACCAGATATAGCCGAGGACGCTTTAGATTAAAAATTTAA
- a CDS encoding YebC/PmpR family DNA-binding transcriptional regulator produces the protein MAGHSKWANIKHRKAAQDAQRGKIFTKLIRELVTAAKIGGGDVSANPRLRAAVDKALSNNMTRDTINRAIDRGVGGGDDTNMETKIYEGYGPGGTAVMVECLSDNANRTISQVRPSFTKCGGNLGTEGSVGYLFSKKGLILIEQADEDALTEAAIEAGADDIQPQDDGSFEIYTAWEDLGSVRDGIEAAGFKVQEAEVTMIPSTTVDLDIETAPKLLRLIDMLEDCDDVQNVYHNGEISDEVASQL, from the coding sequence ATGGCAGGCCATAGTAAGTGGGCTAATATTAAACACCGCAAAGCAGCACAAGATGCACAACGCGGTAAAATTTTTACTAAATTAATTCGTGAGCTTGTTACTGCAGCTAAAATTGGTGGTGGCGATGTGAGTGCTAATCCGCGTTTACGTGCAGCAGTAGATAAAGCACTTAGCAACAATATGACGCGCGATACTATCAACCGCGCTATTGATCGTGGTGTAGGCGGTGGCGATGATACCAATATGGAAACCAAAATCTATGAAGGTTATGGCCCAGGCGGTACAGCGGTTATGGTGGAGTGTTTGAGTGATAATGCAAACCGCACCATTTCACAGGTTCGCCCAAGTTTTACCAAATGTGGTGGTAACTTGGGAACAGAAGGTTCTGTTGGTTATTTATTTAGCAAAAAAGGTTTAATTTTAATTGAACAAGCAGATGAAGATGCATTAACTGAAGCGGCTATCGAAGCGGGTGCTGATGATATTCAACCACAAGATGATGGTTCATTTGAAATCTATACTGCTTGGGAAGATTTAGGTTCAGTGCGTGATGGCATTGAAGCGGCTGGCTTTAAAGTTCAAGAAGCTGAAGTAACGATGATTCCATCAACAACGGTTGATCTTGATATTGAAACTGCACCAAAATTACTTCGTTTAATTGATATGTTGGAAGATTGTGATGATGTACAAAACGTATATCACAATGGTGAAATTAGTGACGAAGTGGCATCTCAACTTTAA
- the nudB gene encoding dihydroneopterin triphosphate diphosphatase yields the protein MTSLKYKNNQSVLVVIYAKDTNRVLMLQRQDDPDFWQSVTGTIESGETPKKTAIRELWEEVRLEISENSTGLFDCKESIEFEIFPYFRYKYAPNVTHCREHWFLLAMEQEFEPILSEHLAYQWVSPEKAIQMTKSSNNAEAIRKYILKDK from the coding sequence ATGACGAGCTTGAAATATAAAAATAATCAATCTGTTCTCGTTGTAATTTACGCTAAAGATACAAACCGAGTTTTAATGCTCCAACGCCAAGATGATCCTGATTTTTGGCAGTCTGTTACGGGCACTATTGAAAGTGGTGAAACACCAAAAAAAACAGCAATTCGTGAGCTTTGGGAAGAAGTGCGGTTAGAAATTTCAGAAAATTCCACCGGACTTTTTGATTGCAAAGAGAGCATAGAATTTGAAATTTTTCCATATTTCCGATATAAATACGCACCGAATGTGACGCATTGCCGTGAGCATTGGTTTTTATTGGCAATGGAGCAAGAATTCGAACCAATATTAAGTGAGCATTTGGCATATCAATGGGTTTCTCCTGAAAAAGCAATCCAAATGACAAAATCTTCCAATAATGCGGAAGCAATTAGAAAATATATTCTTAAAGATAAATAG
- a CDS encoding NRAMP family divalent metal transporter gives MREVSTPVEKSTWASKFSALGPGIVMASAAVGGSHIIASTQAGAIYGWELVSIVILANLFKYPFFRFGVQYTLDTGNTLLEGYRQKGKFYLWLFLALNIFATVINTAAVGLLTAAILTFITPIPLPMPVLSSLVILVTTGILLLGKYRLLDSLSKIIMIALTVTTVSAVVIAFMRNGINGVAAPDFVPPSPWELSKLAFLVALMGWMPAPIEISAINSMWVVAKRRLTKVSYQDGLFDFNVGYIGTAILAVVFLALGALVQYGSPETVEMVGGKYIAQLINMYASTIGEWSRLLIAVIAFMCMFGTTITVIDGYSRTNVESLRILFGKQESSVRILNIGMIFAALSGLAIIFYFNNAVGPMLKFAMIASFVSAPIFAWLNLSLTKHAKHSVKGGLLWLSLIGLFYLTAFAGLFIAQQAGWLN, from the coding sequence ATGCGTGAAGTTTCAACTCCAGTAGAAAAATCAACATGGGCGAGTAAATTCTCTGCCTTAGGCCCTGGCATCGTGATGGCATCGGCAGCTGTTGGTGGGTCGCATATTATTGCATCTACCCAAGCTGGTGCGATCTATGGTTGGGAATTAGTGAGCATTGTGATTCTTGCTAACTTATTTAAATATCCTTTCTTCCGTTTCGGTGTTCAATATACCCTAGATACCGGTAATACGTTGTTAGAAGGTTACCGTCAAAAAGGGAAATTCTATCTTTGGTTATTCTTAGCTTTAAACATTTTTGCGACAGTGATTAATACTGCGGCAGTGGGATTATTAACGGCAGCAATTTTAACCTTCATTACGCCAATTCCTCTACCAATGCCAGTATTAAGCTCATTAGTGATTCTTGTGACAACCGGTATTTTATTGTTAGGGAAGTACCGTTTATTAGATAGTTTATCGAAAATCATCATGATTGCTTTAACGGTAACAACCGTGAGCGCTGTCGTGATTGCTTTTATGCGTAATGGTATCAATGGCGTAGCCGCACCTGATTTTGTACCTCCTTCTCCATGGGAATTAAGTAAATTGGCCTTTTTGGTGGCGTTAATGGGGTGGATGCCGGCGCCGATTGAGATTTCTGCTATTAATTCCATGTGGGTGGTAGCAAAACGTCGCTTGACCAAAGTGTCTTATCAAGACGGTTTATTTGACTTTAACGTGGGTTACATTGGTACAGCCATTTTAGCTGTCGTTTTCTTAGCGCTTGGTGCATTGGTGCAATATGGTTCTCCTGAAACCGTAGAGATGGTTGGCGGAAAATATATCGCACAACTTATCAATATGTATGCAAGTACTATCGGTGAATGGTCTCGCTTATTAATTGCAGTCATTGCGTTCATGTGTATGTTTGGTACAACAATTACAGTAATTGATGGTTACTCTCGTACCAATGTTGAATCTTTGCGTATCTTATTCGGTAAACAAGAAAGCTCTGTGAGAATTCTTAATATCGGTATGATTTTTGCGGCGTTATCTGGTTTAGCGATTATTTTCTACTTTAATAATGCAGTAGGCCCAATGCTGAAATTCGCGATGATTGCTTCATTTGTTTCTGCACCAATCTTTGCTTGGTTGAATTTATCTCTGACTAAGCACGCGAAACACAGTGTAAAAGGCGGCTTATTGTGGTTATCTCTTATCGGTTTATTCTACTTAACAGCCTTTGCAGGGTTATTTATAGCTCAACAAGCTGGCTGGTTAAACTAA